A window of the Actinomycetota bacterium genome harbors these coding sequences:
- a CDS encoding transposase — protein sequence IRDRDTKFSRAFDDVWRSIGARIIRTPVRTPVANAFAERWVGTVRRECLDHLLVVNRRHLQRVLAIFVGHYNQRRPHRGLGLRSPDDPPADAATAVPLENLRRHDVLGGLIHEYELAAA from the coding sequence TGATCCGCGACCGCGACACCAAGTTCAGCCGCGCCTTCGATGACGTCTGGCGTTCAATCGGAGCGCGGATCATCCGCACGCCCGTGCGGACGCCGGTGGCCAACGCGTTCGCCGAGCGATGGGTCGGCACCGTTCGCCGCGAGTGTCTCGACCATCTGCTCGTCGTCAACCGTCGCCATCTCCAACGAGTGCTGGCGATCTTTGTCGGGCACTACAACCAGCGCCGACCCCATCGCGGCCTCGGTCTCCGCTCGCCCGATGATCCTCCCGCGGACGCAGCGACCGCGGTGCCGCTGGAGAACCTCCGCCGTCACGACGTCCTCGGCGGACTCATCCACGAATATGAACTCGCCGCAGCATGA
- a CDS encoding ester cyclase yields the protein MTREHVRFREFEANGAQALKEVLSKLHRIFADLHVAVEDVIANEDKVVTRNFGHRYPVGCQNSIVMLRRVHIRG from the coding sequence GTGACCCGAGAACACGTGCGATTCCGAGAATTTGAAGCGAACGGGGCGCAAGCGCTGAAGGAAGTGCTCTCGAAGCTCCACCGAATCTTCGCCGACCTTCATGTGGCGGTTGAAGATGTCATCGCGAACGAGGACAAGGTCGTCACTCGGAATTTTGGTCACCGGTACCCTGTCGGGTGTCAGAACTCGATCGTCATGCTGCGGCGAGTTCATATTCGTGGATGA
- a CDS encoding BON domain-containing protein produces the protein MSRIDDGVGQTMHHCLDEGRRSMVAPNFIPWTYPDDRYYYGWYGQPWLGEPTDGDIKAAVVERLRVNPFTKDDDLTVDVKKKVVILTGDVSSTLAKRAAGDDAWDTPGVVDVSNQLQVVVRR, from the coding sequence GTGTCGCGGATCGACGACGGGGTAGGACAAACAATGCATCATTGCCTCGACGAAGGGAGACGCTCGATGGTTGCGCCGAACTTCATCCCTTGGACCTATCCCGACGACCGCTATTACTACGGCTGGTATGGCCAGCCATGGCTCGGCGAACCGACCGATGGCGACATCAAGGCCGCGGTCGTGGAGCGATTGAGGGTCAATCCCTTCACCAAAGACGATGACCTTACCGTCGACGTCAAAAAGAAGGTCGTCATCCTCACCGGCGACGTGTCGTCAACCCTGGCCAAGCGAGCCGCAGGCGACGACGCATGGGACACTCCAGGAGTAGTTGATGTGAGTAATCAACTTCAGGTGGTCGTGAGGCGCTAA